One Clostridium sp. CM027 genomic window carries:
- the ortA gene encoding 2-amino-4-oxopentanoate thiolase subunit OrtA → MIKKGIWVEVEEIVLMPEDRALNIPDETKKTPLKCWIRGKCLSDCELGDEVQVETNVGRIAKGKVVEIEPGYYHTYGKYVEEISNIGRQAREIIAQ, encoded by the coding sequence ATGATAAAAAAAGGCATCTGGGTTGAAGTAGAAGAAATCGTTTTAATGCCAGAAGACAGAGCTTTAAATATACCAGATGAGACAAAGAAAACTCCTCTTAAATGTTGGATAAGAGGGAAGTGCCTTAGTGATTGTGAATTAGGAGATGAAGTGCAAGTTGAAACTAATGTAGGCAGAATTGCTAAAGGTAAAGTTGTTGAAATAGAGCCAGGATATTACCACACCTATGGTAAGTATGTTGAAGAAATAAGTAATATAGGAAGACAAGCTAGGGAAATAATAGCACAGTAG
- the ortB gene encoding 2-amino-4-oxopentanoate thiolase subunit OrtB, whose translation MNKYDELMARKNEIILKSIGIDYSKYETGKLSFDYEALMRDVEYSFAEVKEIQNDVGVGNTPLLELRNITKLARKVSKTGRAARIFVKDESCNPSGSFKDRRACISVFDAMKRGYKGVGAATSGNYGAAVASQANIRGLKCIIANECYDSRKIGQPEILEKGRKCEGFGSEVVRLSVGPELFYTYLKILEDTGYYNASLYSSYGVAGIETLGYEIAEQCREKLGKDPDAVIITHAGGGNVTGTARGLIRAGAVETKIIGASVDLSGLHMASDIDFNKKSFTTGHTGFGIPFMTYPDRSDVPRSAARPLRYLDRYVTTTQGEVFWMTEILAQLEGLERGPAGNVSLVAAFAIAQEYDDDAVIVVQETEYTGAGKHLLPQLNFAKENGIKVYVGNPSQQVPGENIVIPSHPSIVTVTDIDMEGLKNSYMKNVIKKLIENRVQQVDIEFLSLETKMSKEEIVEILKQHNVEM comes from the coding sequence ATGAATAAATATGATGAGCTTATGGCCCGAAAGAATGAAATAATTCTTAAATCTATAGGAATAGATTATAGTAAATACGAAACTGGTAAGCTTTCATTTGATTATGAAGCTTTGATGAGAGATGTTGAATACTCATTTGCAGAAGTTAAAGAAATTCAAAATGATGTAGGGGTAGGAAATACTCCACTTCTTGAACTAAGAAATATAACAAAATTAGCAAGAAAGGTTTCTAAGACTGGACGTGCGGCTAGAATATTTGTAAAGGATGAAAGCTGCAACCCATCCGGAAGTTTTAAAGATAGAAGAGCATGCATATCTGTATTTGATGCAATGAAGAGAGGGTACAAAGGCGTAGGGGCAGCTACGTCAGGTAATTATGGAGCAGCGGTTGCATCTCAAGCAAATATTAGAGGCCTTAAATGTATAATAGCAAATGAATGTTATGATTCAAGAAAAATAGGACAACCAGAAATATTAGAAAAAGGAAGAAAGTGTGAGGGGTTTGGATCAGAAGTTGTTAGACTTTCCGTAGGTCCTGAATTATTTTATACTTATCTAAAGATACTTGAAGATACAGGTTATTACAATGCTTCATTATATTCCTCGTACGGTGTAGCAGGAATTGAAACTTTAGGATATGAAATAGCTGAGCAGTGTAGAGAAAAATTAGGAAAAGATCCTGATGCAGTTATTATAACTCATGCAGGTGGTGGAAATGTTACTGGTACTGCAAGAGGACTTATTAGGGCAGGTGCAGTGGAAACAAAGATAATAGGGGCATCGGTTGACCTTTCTGGATTGCATATGGCATCTGATATAGACTTTAACAAGAAATCGTTTACCACAGGCCATACAGGATTTGGAATTCCATTTATGACTTATCCAGATAGATCAGATGTACCTAGGAGCGCGGCTAGACCATTAAGGTATTTAGATAGATATGTAACAACTACTCAAGGTGAAGTATTTTGGATGACTGAAATATTAGCTCAGCTTGAAGGCTTAGAAAGAGGTCCAGCAGGAAATGTATCCCTAGTAGCAGCTTTTGCAATTGCTCAGGAATACGATGATGATGCCGTAATCGTTGTCCAAGAAACTGAATATACGGGAGCTGGAAAACATTTATTGCCTCAGCTTAATTTTGCTAAAGAAAATGGGATTAAAGTTTATGTGGGTAATCCTAGCCAGCAAGTACCTGGCGAGAATATAGTAATTCCGTCTCATCCATCAATAGTAACAGTCACAGATATAGACATGGAAGGGTTGAAGAATTCCTACATGAAAAATGTTATTAAGAAATTGATTGAGAATAGAGTGCAGCAGGTTGATATTGAGTTTTTGTCTTTAGAAACAAAAATGTCTAAAGAAGAAATAGTAGAAATATTAAAACAGCATAATGTAGAAATGTAA
- a CDS encoding ornithine aminomutase subunit alpha has translation MKREDDFEKRREHLKGLTNDQLYERFWSLTNQVVKPMVDLAYTHTSPAIERSVVLRMGFSSMQAQPIISYAAKWNLIGKGIGNVILTYAKLKNMDYLKAGAELSKGIGWDIVSEKMKGSEN, from the coding sequence ATGAAAAGAGAAGATGATTTTGAAAAAAGAAGAGAACATTTGAAAGGTTTGACTAATGATCAGTTATATGAAAGATTTTGGAGCCTTACTAATCAAGTTGTAAAACCAATGGTGGATTTAGCGTATACGCATACATCACCAGCTATTGAACGTTCTGTAGTACTTAGAATGGGATTTTCTAGTATGCAAGCTCAGCCTATAATTTCTTATGCAGCAAAATGGAATTTGATTGGAAAAGGTATAGGAAATGTAATTTTAACTTATGCAAAGCTTAAAAATATGGACTATCTTAAAGCAGGAGCAGAACTCTCTAAAGGAATAGGGTGGGATATTGTATCTGAAAAAATGAAGGGAAGTGAGAACTAA